From Coturnix japonica isolate 7356 chromosome 3, Coturnix japonica 2.1, whole genome shotgun sequence, the proteins below share one genomic window:
- the LOC107312132 gene encoding glutathione S-transferase-like: MYVEGLADLFELIMYHEFKPANEKEQHLANIMDKATNRYLPVFEKVLKDHGQDFLVGNKLSKADVSLLENILWLEELKPDALAKFPVLQSFKARMCSMPNIKKFLQPGSQKKAIIQEKDIPSVMAIFH, from the exons ATGTATGTGGAAGGATTGGCAGATCTGTTTGAGTTAATCATGTACCATGAATTCAAACCTGCTAATGAAAAGGAGCAGCATCTTGCTAATATAATGGACAAGGCCACAAACAGATATTTACCAGTCTTTGAGAAG GTTTTGAAAGACCACGGACAAGACTTCCTTGTTGGCAACAAGCTGAGCAAAGCAGATGTGAGTttactggaaaacattttgtggCTGGAAGAGTTGAAGCCTGATGCGCTTGCAAAATTTCCTGTCTTGCAG agttTCAAAGCAAGAATGTGCAGTATGCCCAATATCAAGAAAttcctgcagcctggcagccagaagaaagcaattattCAGGAAAAGGATATACCAAGTGTGATGGCAATTTTCCACTGA